The following are encoded together in the Pseudodesulfovibrio indicus genome:
- a CDS encoding tetratricopeptide repeat protein — MVFAFDSDALPQSSVARVGKNELRVLLPMGIWDREAKPSSKELPGKLVQSITATDNGVEILTRTDAFGYIRVPSPGKPEFVLQLFRDPIGARWESASTPAPAEPAPAPRPEPRPAAKPPAPQRAPAPQPAPEQATPESQPAATAADVAQTLDAVRPDQPRAAVPEGDLPPEGAGERKPFFAVPYSVRNEVQAPDAPQAEPAPGPQAPDAPQAPDAQSPDAQAPDMLASAPEAPSGAETGDYPPASELRFKAVNKTAEDVKFAELAGDAGTGPMPVAQVPEPAAEPMVVQPVEPAPQPVTPPPAEASGQGQAGGAVAPPPAEVSGQGQAGGAVAPPPAPVTPEPAPQPVAETPAPVQEPAPEPVAEPAPEPEAEPAPATAQPDQTPPEQAAAEQAAPGTEGEAPKPPSAEEAALAHEQEIRDKLAEGRSLMFNGALGEALPIFEDVLKQPNVPDDVREETLYAVADIKRQLNAGDLSGKFDEVAQAYIEAMNSNLRSNRVPRALLNLGLLNLQVGNFPEARAYFKILQDKYPDDDNIPSISYYWGEYWYRKGDYKKAADQFQYLIQTYPEHQLAKQAAYYLADSLDRTGFLEQAYQIVDYIDKRWPDYYMENNEFLRLAGGVEMKLEKWDQAKDHYFTFYNLNPEADGADVVLARLGDIYLRLNEKDAAKQVYEKAVKEYPDLEGGLISKMRLAEEGIHDDPVMSEMVDVFDRPYTLNPRNIYTEIVTKYPDSELAPIAQLKLAMWYAFHKQYPEALAAAQDLIEKYPDSPLVDKTRTLGDSVFVRAVPGMIDEERYGRVVRYWETYDFIGKDGTKVDDATKLAIATSYWKIGQPDKALAMIEPYLGKDQIPGVSDQALGMAVNIYLDQLEWKKISDLVAMASKNWTLKPEQKRQLDYARAMSLQNLGESTRATAMWAELAKDTSVDPAFRAYAMYYMAKDAMQRQDLRRVFVYAQEALALLLQTDGDPEKIKDSVLMSIYATERSGRYEEALKWAKEYDKYISVDNPEWASTRFKLARIYRKAGAMDEWKQLLQDIIDKKPESLQAQLAKAALETQALEEQAKQYSPTPN; from the coding sequence ATGGTTTTCGCTTTTGATTCCGATGCCTTGCCGCAGTCTTCGGTGGCCCGCGTGGGCAAGAACGAGCTGCGGGTCCTGCTGCCCATGGGCATCTGGGACCGGGAGGCCAAGCCTTCGTCCAAGGAGCTTCCGGGCAAGCTCGTCCAGTCCATCACCGCCACGGACAACGGGGTGGAAATCCTTACCCGCACCGACGCCTTCGGCTATATCCGCGTCCCCAGCCCCGGCAAGCCCGAATTCGTGCTTCAGTTGTTCCGCGATCCCATCGGCGCGCGGTGGGAGTCCGCTTCCACGCCCGCGCCCGCCGAACCCGCGCCCGCGCCCAGGCCCGAACCCCGGCCCGCCGCCAAGCCCCCGGCTCCGCAACGGGCGCCGGCCCCGCAGCCCGCGCCCGAACAGGCGACTCCCGAATCACAGCCTGCGGCCACGGCAGCGGATGTGGCCCAGACCCTGGACGCCGTACGTCCCGATCAGCCCCGCGCCGCCGTGCCCGAGGGCGACCTGCCCCCGGAGGGGGCGGGCGAGCGCAAACCGTTTTTCGCCGTGCCGTATTCGGTGCGCAACGAGGTCCAGGCCCCGGACGCCCCCCAGGCTGAACCGGCTCCGGGCCCCCAGGCCCCGGATGCCCCCCAGGCCCCGGACGCGCAGTCTCCGGACGCGCAGGCCCCCGATATGCTGGCGTCGGCCCCCGAAGCGCCCTCCGGTGCCGAGACCGGGGACTATCCGCCCGCGAGCGAGCTGCGCTTCAAGGCCGTGAACAAGACCGCCGAGGATGTGAAATTTGCGGAACTGGCGGGCGACGCCGGAACCGGCCCCATGCCGGTGGCCCAGGTCCCGGAACCGGCTGCGGAACCCATGGTGGTCCAGCCTGTGGAACCGGCACCCCAGCCCGTGACCCCGCCCCCGGCCGAGGCGTCGGGCCAGGGGCAGGCGGGCGGTGCTGTGGCCCCGCCTCCGGCAGAGGTTTCGGGCCAGGGACAGGCGGGTGGCGCGGTCGCGCCTCCTCCGGCTCCGGTGACGCCTGAACCTGCGCCCCAGCCCGTTGCCGAGACACCGGCCCCGGTCCAGGAGCCCGCTCCCGAACCCGTGGCCGAGCCCGCTCCCGAGCCCGAGGCCGAGCCCGCTCCAGCAACGGCTCAGCCCGATCAGACACCCCCGGAACAGGCGGCAGCCGAACAGGCCGCGCCCGGAACCGAGGGCGAAGCGCCCAAGCCGCCGTCCGCCGAGGAGGCGGCGCTGGCCCACGAGCAGGAAATCCGCGACAAGCTGGCCGAAGGGCGGTCCCTGATGTTCAACGGCGCGCTGGGCGAGGCGCTGCCCATCTTCGAGGACGTCCTCAAGCAGCCCAATGTGCCGGACGACGTGCGCGAGGAGACCCTGTACGCCGTGGCCGACATCAAGCGGCAGTTGAACGCGGGGGACCTGTCCGGCAAGTTCGACGAGGTGGCCCAGGCCTATATCGAGGCCATGAACAGCAACCTGCGCTCCAACCGCGTGCCGCGCGCGTTGCTCAACCTCGGACTGCTCAACCTGCAGGTCGGCAACTTCCCCGAAGCCCGCGCCTATTTCAAGATTCTCCAGGACAAGTACCCGGACGACGACAACATCCCGTCCATCAGCTACTACTGGGGCGAATATTGGTACCGCAAGGGCGACTACAAGAAGGCCGCCGACCAGTTCCAGTACCTCATCCAGACCTATCCCGAGCACCAGCTGGCCAAGCAGGCCGCCTACTATCTGGCCGACTCCCTGGACCGCACCGGCTTCCTGGAGCAGGCGTACCAGATCGTGGACTACATCGACAAACGCTGGCCCGACTACTACATGGAGAACAACGAGTTCCTGCGGCTGGCGGGCGGCGTTGAGATGAAGCTGGAGAAATGGGATCAGGCCAAGGATCACTATTTCACCTTCTACAACCTGAACCCCGAAGCCGACGGTGCGGACGTGGTCCTGGCCCGGCTGGGCGACATCTACCTGCGCCTGAATGAAAAGGACGCGGCCAAGCAGGTCTACGAGAAGGCCGTCAAGGAGTACCCGGACCTGGAGGGCGGGCTCATCTCCAAGATGCGGCTGGCCGAGGAGGGCATCCACGACGACCCGGTCATGTCGGAGATGGTGGACGTCTTCGACCGTCCCTACACCCTGAATCCGCGCAACATCTACACCGAGATCGTCACCAAGTATCCGGACAGCGAACTCGCGCCCATCGCCCAGCTCAAGCTGGCCATGTGGTACGCCTTCCACAAGCAGTACCCGGAGGCGCTGGCCGCCGCCCAGGACCTGATCGAAAAATATCCGGACAGCCCGCTGGTGGACAAGACCCGAACCCTCGGCGACTCCGTGTTCGTGCGCGCCGTTCCCGGCATGATCGACGAGGAACGCTACGGCCGCGTGGTCCGTTACTGGGAGACCTACGATTTCATCGGCAAGGATGGGACCAAGGTCGACGACGCGACCAAGCTCGCCATCGCCACCAGCTACTGGAAGATCGGCCAGCCGGACAAGGCCCTGGCCATGATCGAGCCGTATCTGGGCAAGGACCAGATACCCGGCGTCTCCGACCAGGCCCTGGGCATGGCCGTGAACATCTATCTCGACCAGCTGGAGTGGAAGAAGATTTCCGATCTCGTGGCCATGGCCTCCAAGAACTGGACGCTCAAGCCCGAACAGAAGCGGCAACTCGACTACGCCCGCGCCATGTCGCTCCAGAATCTCGGTGAATCGACGCGGGCAACGGCCATGTGGGCGGAGCTGGCAAAGGACACCTCCGTGGACCCGGCCTTCCGGGCATACGCCATGTACTACATGGCCAAGGACGCCATGCAGCGCCAGGACCTGCGCCGCGTCTTCGTCTATGCCCAGGAGGCCCTGGCCCTGCTGCTCCAGACCGACGGCGACCCGGAGAAGATCAAGGACTCCGTGCTCATGTCCATCTACGCCACCGAGCGGTCCGGGCGCTACGAAGAGGCCCTTAAGTGGGCCAAGGAGTACGACAAGTACATCTCCGTGGACAATCCCGAGTGGGCCTCCACCCGGTTCAAGCTCGCCCGCATCTACCGCAAGGCCGGGGCCATGGATGAATGGAAGCAGCTGCTCCAGGACATCATCGACAAGAAGCCGGAGTCTCTCCAGGCTCAGCTCGCCAAGGCCGCCCTGGAGACCCAGGCCCTCGAAGAGCAGGCCAAGCAATACTCCCCAACCCCGAACTAG
- a CDS encoding sigma-54 interaction domain-containing protein, giving the protein MALNLDGIIGNSPALAEVFKVLAKVAPTDSTVLVTGESGTGKELLVRALHRNSARRDQPFVPINCGAIPRELLESELFGHEKGAFTHAIRTRPGRFELADGGTIFLDEIGEMDLSLQVKILRALQEKEIERVGGTCIKKVDVRVVAATNRDLEGEVAAGRFREDLYYRLNVIPLKLPALRKRGQDILLLAEYFLGRHCGSKARKGLTLSEEAKRMLLTYSWPGNVRELENFMERLTILCEDNEIQAAELPEKIFEDIGERPLKPIEKVEPLRPAGFAWPSLKDMRDKNLKLKDFMEAIEGRLLAEALEEAEGVKNKAAELVGIKRTTLIEKLKKRDLL; this is encoded by the coding sequence ATGGCGCTCAATCTGGACGGCATCATCGGGAACAGTCCCGCTCTGGCCGAAGTGTTCAAGGTACTGGCGAAGGTCGCGCCCACGGACAGCACGGTGCTGGTCACCGGCGAGTCCGGCACCGGCAAGGAGTTGCTGGTCCGGGCGCTGCACCGGAACAGCGCGCGCCGCGACCAGCCTTTCGTGCCCATCAACTGCGGCGCCATCCCCCGCGAGCTGCTCGAATCCGAGCTGTTCGGCCACGAGAAGGGCGCTTTCACCCATGCCATCCGCACCCGGCCCGGCCGGTTCGAGCTGGCCGACGGCGGGACCATTTTCCTCGACGAGATCGGGGAGATGGACCTCTCGCTGCAGGTCAAGATCCTGCGCGCCCTCCAGGAAAAGGAGATCGAGCGCGTGGGCGGGACCTGCATCAAGAAGGTGGACGTCCGCGTGGTGGCCGCCACCAACCGCGATCTGGAAGGCGAGGTGGCGGCGGGCCGGTTCCGCGAGGACCTGTACTACCGGCTGAACGTCATCCCCCTGAAGCTGCCCGCCCTGCGCAAGCGCGGCCAGGACATCCTGCTCCTGGCCGAATATTTCCTCGGCCGCCACTGCGGGAGCAAGGCGCGCAAGGGGTTGACCCTGTCCGAAGAGGCCAAGCGCATGCTCCTGACCTACTCCTGGCCCGGCAACGTCCGCGAGCTGGAGAACTTCATGGAGCGGCTGACCATCCTGTGCGAGGACAATGAAATCCAGGCCGCCGAGCTGCCGGAGAAGATTTTCGAGGACATCGGCGAGCGCCCCCTGAAGCCCATCGAGAAGGTGGAGCCGCTCCGCCCGGCGGGGTTCGCCTGGCCGTCGCTCAAGGACATGCGGGACAAGAACCTGAAGCTCAAGGATTTCATGGAGGCCATCGAGGGGCGCCTTCTGGCCGAGGCGTTGGAGGAGGCGGAAGGGGTCAAGAACAAGGCCGCCGAACTGGTCGGAATAAAGCGGACCACCCTCATCGAGAAGTTGAAAAAAAGGGATTTGCTGTAA
- a CDS encoding NAD(P)/FAD-dependent oxidoreductase, whose translation MTKTVKTDYDVIIVGGGPAGLFAAYYLGEHTDLDVLLIDKGRRSLKRNCPISGEQECIKCRPCNILCGVGGAGLFSDGKLNFIHKLGKTDLTQFVGPSEAIKLIDETEAIFNRFNMDGKVFPTDMEQAKHIRKAARKHGIDLLVIKQKHLGSDNLPGHIAGMADYIHDKGVAMHTSENVTDVVVEKGKVKGVVTNRHEYTARYVILAPGRVGAEWVSQEVRKHGIGVSQRGIEVGVRVEVHNEIMQDLCSVIYDPTFFVRTNKYDDQTRTFCTNYGGYVALENYQDFVCVNGHALMNKKSENTNFAFLSKVVLTDPVEDNQAYGESIGRLATLIGGGKPILQRFGDLRRGRRSTWDRIGNGYIEPTFKNVVPGDIAMALPERILTNLMDGLEQLNNVVPGVSNDETLLYAPEIKFFATQVDTRKHLETSVDGLFVAGDGPGVAGNIVGAAATALIPAKEIRRRG comes from the coding sequence ATGACCAAGACCGTGAAGACCGATTACGACGTCATCATCGTGGGCGGCGGCCCGGCCGGGCTGTTCGCCGCGTACTACCTGGGCGAGCACACCGACCTGGACGTGCTGCTCATAGACAAGGGCCGCCGCTCGCTGAAGCGCAACTGTCCCATTTCTGGCGAGCAGGAGTGCATCAAGTGCCGTCCCTGCAACATCCTGTGCGGCGTGGGCGGGGCCGGGCTGTTCTCGGACGGCAAGCTGAACTTCATCCACAAGCTCGGCAAGACCGACCTGACCCAGTTTGTGGGCCCGTCCGAGGCCATCAAGCTCATCGACGAGACCGAAGCCATCTTCAACCGCTTCAACATGGACGGCAAGGTCTTCCCCACGGACATGGAGCAGGCAAAGCACATCCGCAAGGCCGCGCGCAAGCACGGCATCGACCTGCTGGTCATCAAGCAGAAGCACCTGGGCAGCGACAACCTGCCCGGCCACATCGCGGGCATGGCCGACTACATCCACGACAAGGGCGTGGCCATGCACACCTCCGAGAACGTCACCGACGTGGTGGTGGAAAAGGGCAAGGTCAAGGGCGTGGTCACCAACCGCCACGAATACACCGCCAGGTACGTCATCCTGGCGCCGGGCCGGGTGGGGGCCGAGTGGGTTTCCCAGGAGGTCCGCAAGCACGGCATCGGCGTGTCCCAGCGGGGCATCGAGGTCGGCGTGCGCGTCGAGGTCCACAATGAGATCATGCAGGACCTCTGCTCGGTCATCTATGACCCGACCTTCTTCGTGCGCACCAACAAGTACGACGACCAGACCCGCACCTTCTGCACCAACTACGGCGGCTACGTGGCCCTGGAGAACTACCAGGACTTCGTCTGCGTCAACGGCCACGCGCTGATGAACAAGAAGTCCGAGAACACCAACTTCGCCTTTCTGTCCAAGGTGGTCCTGACCGACCCGGTGGAGGACAACCAGGCCTACGGCGAGTCCATCGGACGGCTGGCCACCCTCATCGGCGGCGGCAAGCCCATCCTGCAGCGGTTCGGCGACCTGCGCCGGGGCCGCCGGTCCACCTGGGACCGCATCGGCAACGGCTACATCGAGCCGACCTTCAAGAACGTGGTCCCCGGGGACATCGCCATGGCCCTGCCCGAGCGCATCCTGACCAACCTCATGGACGGTCTGGAGCAGCTCAACAACGTGGTCCCCGGCGTGTCCAACGACGAGACCCTGCTCTACGCCCCGGAGATCAAGTTCTTCGCCACCCAGGTGGATACCCGCAAACACCTGGAGACCAGCGTGGACGGACTGTTCGTGGCCGGTGACGGCCCCGGCGTGGCCGGCAATATCGTCGGCGCTGCCGCCACCGCGCTCATCCCCGCCAAGGAGATCCGCCGACGCGGCTAG
- a CDS encoding flagellar basal body rod protein FlgC: MSDTNVSALSALSTVQEVSANNIANVNTDGFKASSVVLESGPGDQGVEVAAIRESSTPGSMIDGVETSNTDIGREMVGMIATGRAFEANTTFIRASEEMTGHLLNMIV, from the coding sequence ATGTCCGACACCAACGTCTCGGCCCTGTCCGCCCTGTCCACCGTGCAGGAGGTCTCGGCCAACAACATCGCCAACGTGAACACCGACGGCTTCAAGGCGTCGTCGGTGGTGCTGGAGTCCGGCCCCGGCGACCAGGGGGTGGAGGTGGCCGCCATTCGCGAATCCTCCACGCCCGGCTCCATGATCGACGGGGTGGAGACCTCCAACACCGACATCGGCCGGGAGATGGTCGGCATGATCGCCACCGGGCGGGCCTTCGAAGCCAACACCACCTTCATCCGCGCTTCCGAAGAGATGACCGGCCACCTGCTGAACATGATCGTCTGA
- the folE2 gene encoding GTP cyclohydrolase FolE2: MEDVQKSQASIAMPIDRVGVKGLRLPIVVRDRESGTQHTVAEVSLSVDLPAQFKGTHMSRFIEALEHWEHALDYNSFRTLLDDVAERLQARNAHVRFEFPYFLRRRSPVSGANGMMDYACRVDGYLKDGRLTFTLGADVPVMTVCPCSKAISDEGAHSQRAEVRIRTRFDGFVWLEDLIEIAERAGSCQVYSLLKREDEKYVTETAFANPTFVEDVVRETAKGLSEHPKIKWFKVEVESFESIHNHSAFAVIESQPA; encoded by the coding sequence ATGGAAGACGTACAGAAGAGTCAGGCGTCCATTGCGATGCCCATCGATCGCGTTGGGGTGAAGGGCCTCCGGTTGCCCATTGTGGTCCGGGACCGGGAGTCCGGGACGCAGCATACTGTGGCCGAGGTGTCGCTTTCCGTGGACCTGCCCGCCCAGTTCAAGGGCACGCACATGAGCCGGTTCATCGAGGCCCTGGAGCATTGGGAGCACGCGCTGGACTACAACTCGTTCCGCACCCTGCTTGACGACGTGGCCGAGCGGCTCCAGGCGCGCAACGCCCATGTCCGGTTCGAGTTCCCCTATTTTCTGCGCCGCAGGTCCCCGGTCTCCGGGGCCAACGGCATGATGGACTACGCCTGCCGGGTGGACGGCTACCTCAAGGACGGCAGACTAACCTTCACCCTGGGCGCGGACGTGCCGGTGATGACCGTCTGCCCCTGCTCCAAGGCGATCTCGGACGAGGGCGCGCATTCCCAGCGGGCCGAGGTCCGCATCCGTACCCGGTTCGACGGCTTCGTCTGGCTGGAGGACCTCATCGAGATCGCCGAGCGCGCCGGTTCCTGCCAGGTCTATTCCCTGCTCAAGCGCGAGGACGAGAAATACGTCACCGAGACGGCCTTCGCCAACCCGACCTTTGTCGAGGACGTGGTCCGCGAGACCGCCAAGGGACTCAGTGAACATCCCAAGATCAAATGGTTCAAGGTGGAGGTCGAGTCCTTCGAGTCCATCCACAACCATTCGGCGTTCGCGGTCATCGAGAGTCAGCCGGCCTGA
- the nikR gene encoding nickel-responsive transcriptional regulator NikR — protein MGKTIRFGVSLDSDLLEKFDQHCEERSYQTRSEAIRDLIRNTLVQREWEQAEGDLAGTLTLVYDHHKSGLSQRLTEIQHDAHHVIQSSLHVHLDHYNCLEVIILKGEAETIKDLGQKLISTKGVKHGNLALTTTGKDLI, from the coding sequence ATGGGCAAGACCATCCGATTCGGCGTGTCGCTGGATTCCGACCTGCTTGAGAAGTTCGACCAGCACTGCGAGGAGCGCAGCTACCAGACCCGCTCCGAGGCCATCCGCGACCTGATCCGCAACACCCTGGTGCAGCGCGAATGGGAGCAGGCCGAGGGCGACCTGGCCGGGACCCTGACCCTGGTCTACGACCACCACAAGTCCGGGCTGTCCCAGCGGCTGACCGAGATTCAGCACGACGCGCACCACGTGATCCAGTCCTCGCTGCACGTCCACCTGGACCACTACAATTGCCTGGAGGTCATCATCCTCAAGGGCGAGGCCGAAACCATCAAGGATTTGGGCCAGAAGCTCATCTCCACCAAGGGTGTCAAGCACGGCAACCTCGCCCTGACCACCACGGGCAAGGATTTGATTTAA